A stretch of Cellulosilyticum sp. I15G10I2 DNA encodes these proteins:
- a CDS encoding aminopeptidase produces the protein MTDFKKEYKHAWTSYTEEDLKVLFEYADRYKHFISENKTERECVRSLVKQAEQAGYRNLEDFIKTHTKLSTGDKVYANYMDKSLILCCIGQQPMEEGLNLLGAHIDSPRLDLKPNPLYEDTDIALFKTHYYGGVKKYQWVALPLAIHGVVAKKDGSVVNIVIGEDENDPVVGISDLLIHLAGEQMQKKLSEAITGEDLNVCLGTIPLQGDEKDKIKVKANILKLLNEKYGIEEEDLVSAEIEIVPAGKARDYGLDRSMVIGYGQDDRVCSYASFEAQIEITRPLRTTMTVLVDKEEIGSVGASGMHSKFFENTVAEILNLTGDYSSLKLRRTLARSKMLSSDVTAAYDPNHPSVLEKYNAAYLGKGVVFNKYTGSKGKSGSNEANAEYVAKLRKMAEDNDIIWQTSELGRLDLGGGGTIAYIVANYGMDVIDCGVGVHSMHAPWEVTSKADIYEMRKTYIAFLKNEFI, from the coding sequence ATGACAGATTTTAAAAAAGAATATAAACATGCATGGACGAGTTATACAGAGGAAGATCTTAAAGTATTATTTGAATACGCAGATAGGTATAAGCATTTTATATCTGAAAATAAAACAGAGCGAGAGTGTGTACGTTCACTTGTAAAGCAAGCTGAACAAGCAGGCTATAGAAATCTTGAGGATTTCATTAAAACGCATACTAAGTTAAGCACTGGTGATAAGGTTTATGCAAATTATATGGATAAATCTTTAATTTTATGCTGTATAGGTCAGCAGCCCATGGAAGAAGGGCTCAATCTTCTGGGCGCGCATATAGATTCACCAAGATTGGATCTTAAGCCTAATCCGCTCTATGAGGATACTGATATTGCATTGTTTAAGACCCATTACTACGGAGGCGTAAAGAAGTATCAATGGGTTGCGCTACCACTGGCAATACATGGTGTAGTGGCTAAAAAAGATGGCTCAGTAGTTAATATAGTCATAGGAGAAGATGAAAATGATCCAGTTGTAGGCATTTCTGATTTGCTTATACATTTAGCCGGGGAACAAATGCAAAAGAAGCTTAGTGAAGCGATAACAGGAGAAGATCTTAATGTTTGTCTAGGTACCATCCCACTTCAGGGTGATGAGAAAGATAAAATTAAAGTTAAGGCAAATATATTAAAACTTTTAAATGAAAAATATGGTATAGAAGAAGAAGATCTTGTATCAGCTGAAATTGAGATTGTACCGGCTGGAAAAGCAAGAGATTATGGTCTGGATCGTAGTATGGTTATAGGTTATGGTCAGGATGATAGAGTCTGCAGTTATGCTTCGTTTGAAGCACAGATTGAGATCACAAGACCTTTAAGAACGACTATGACTGTTTTAGTTGATAAAGAAGAAATTGGGAGTGTAGGCGCATCCGGGATGCACTCTAAATTTTTTGAAAATACAGTAGCGGAGATTCTCAATTTAACAGGAGACTATTCAAGTTTAAAATTAAGACGCACCCTTGCAAGGTCAAAGATGCTTTCCTCAGATGTGACAGCGGCATATGACCCTAATCACCCATCTGTTCTAGAAAAGTATAATGCTGCTTATTTAGGAAAAGGGGTAGTATTTAATAAGTATACAGGATCTAAAGGCAAGTCAGGCTCAAATGAAGCAAATGCAGAATATGTAGCGAAACTTCGAAAAATGGCAGAAGATAATGATATTATATGGCAGACCTCGGAGCTTGGCCGGCTTGATTTAGGTGGAGGCGGCACAATAGCTTATATTGTTGCAAACTACGGCATGGATGTAATTGACTGTGGGGTGGGTGTACACAGCATGCATGCACCTTGGGAAGTTACAAGTAAGGCTGATATTTACGAGATGAGAAAAACCTATATTGCTTTTTTAAAAAATGAATTTATATAA
- a CDS encoding SpoIIE family protein phosphatase, producing MKFFMDFATGSLNKYGEELCGDKVEVFSSKDSFIAVLSDGLGSGVKANILATLTAKIAITMLKEGLSIEEVVDTIIHTLPICSVRKLAYSTFTIIKVDHDGMVYVVEFDNPSVFFIRNNQVKLLDTTTTVINGRSIKESKFKLLEKDTLVFVSDGVIHAGAGMILNLGWSWKEVANYLHTIVNQSMSAKMITNLLLGVCEDLYVEKPGDDTTVVTIKAIKPKLAALFSGPPLYPERDQEVVDILMRCTGKRLVCGGTAANIVSRKSGLEIKTNFDIIDQNIPPIAYMEGVDLVTEGVLTIRGAVEKLECIKTAKEIDFLNAQDGASKLAKILFEDCTHIKMLIGRAINPAHQNPDFPNELSIKLNVLDKLQAVLVSLGKFVEIEYY from the coding sequence ATGAAATTTTTTATGGATTTTGCAACGGGAAGTTTAAATAAATATGGAGAAGAGTTATGTGGCGATAAGGTAGAAGTTTTTAGTAGTAAAGATAGTTTTATAGCGGTTTTATCAGATGGGCTTGGAAGTGGTGTTAAAGCAAATATTCTTGCAACTTTAACGGCCAAAATTGCGATTACCATGTTAAAAGAAGGACTAAGCATTGAAGAGGTTGTAGATACCATTATCCATACGCTTCCAATATGTTCAGTGAGGAAGTTGGCTTATTCAACTTTTACTATTATCAAGGTAGATCATGATGGCATGGTATATGTTGTTGAGTTTGATAATCCCAGTGTTTTTTTTATAAGAAATAACCAAGTTAAACTGCTTGATACAACAACTACAGTAATTAATGGAAGAAGCATCAAGGAGAGCAAGTTTAAGTTACTGGAGAAGGATACACTTGTTTTTGTAAGTGATGGTGTTATTCATGCCGGTGCTGGAATGATTTTAAATCTTGGGTGGAGCTGGAAAGAGGTAGCTAATTATTTACATACAATCGTTAATCAATCTATGTCAGCCAAAATGATTACTAATCTTTTATTAGGGGTGTGTGAAGATCTATACGTAGAAAAACCTGGAGATGATACAACTGTTGTGACTATTAAAGCAATAAAACCAAAACTTGCTGCTTTATTCTCAGGTCCGCCGCTTTATCCTGAAAGAGACCAGGAAGTTGTAGATATACTAATGCGTTGCACAGGCAAAAGGTTAGTGTGTGGCGGTACGGCAGCTAACATTGTCTCAAGAAAAAGTGGGTTGGAGATTAAAACAAACTTTGACATTATTGATCAAAACATTCCACCTATTGCTTATATGGAAGGTGTCGACCTTGTAACGGAAGGTGTATTGACAATAAGAGGTGCTGTTGAGAAGCTGGAATGTATAAAAACTGCAAAGGAAATAGATTTTTTAAATGCTCAGGATGGGGCCTCAAAACTTGCAAAAATTCTATTCGAAGACTGTACTCATATTAAAATGTTAATTGGGCGAGCCATTAATCCTGCCCATCAAAATCCAGATTTTCCTAATGAACTAAGCATTAAATTGAATGTTTTAGATAAGTTGCAGGCGGTACTTGTGAGCTTGGGGAAATTTGTAGAAATTGAATACTATTAG
- a CDS encoding [Fe-Fe] hydrogenase large subunit C-terminal domain-containing protein — protein MWIINFSKANCKNCYACVRSCPVHAISVKSEQAQIMKERCIGCGKCLKVCPKNAKQVKTELQAVKEYIQDNNEIVASIAPSFAALFGEHADKICSALKFLGFTYVEETVVGADFVTEQYEKYIKIHENKCHITSCCPSVNYLVQKHYPELTSHLIPIVSPAVCHSRILKEKYGKQVKVVFIGPCLSKKIEGHEEKTIDAVLTFEELEKWFEEEKIDLNDLDVQDFDERGSRERQYPVVGGVTRNIDRTNVNIEIVQVDGIDECIEVIEAIKDNQFTNTLFEMSCCRHSCIEGPGLPQDRTNVYEKKKRVKVYAEKQSIKQYQTENLSGITYFEDWWRKVNLSQVFPSLHVPLKQPDEEQVRHILRSIGKYTSLDELNCGSCGYHTCREKAIAVYNEMAESNMCLPFMKQRAETLTNVIFDATPNLILIINKELEIVELNPAAEKFFKITKENTFALPIAMFIEEEFFEQVKQTKKSILSQKVNVKQNGSVVIQSIIWIEYHQVMLWIAHDITKDERLEKKLQTMKIDAINMAQQVINKQMTVAQEIASLLGETTAETKVTLTQLKQLILEEEGIKR, from the coding sequence ATGTGGATTATTAATTTTTCTAAAGCTAATTGTAAGAATTGTTATGCTTGTGTCAGATCCTGTCCAGTACATGCAATTAGTGTTAAATCTGAACAGGCCCAGATTATGAAAGAAAGATGTATAGGATGCGGCAAGTGTTTAAAGGTATGTCCTAAAAATGCTAAACAAGTTAAAACAGAACTTCAAGCAGTTAAAGAATATATTCAAGACAATAATGAAATAGTTGCATCCATAGCCCCTTCATTTGCAGCGCTATTTGGAGAGCATGCTGATAAAATTTGTTCAGCACTTAAGTTTCTAGGATTTACCTATGTAGAAGAAACAGTGGTTGGAGCTGATTTTGTAACAGAACAATATGAGAAGTATATTAAAATACATGAGAATAAATGTCATATTACAAGCTGCTGTCCATCGGTTAACTATCTTGTACAAAAACATTATCCTGAGCTAACCTCCCATTTAATACCTATTGTGTCTCCGGCAGTGTGTCACAGCAGAATCTTAAAAGAAAAATATGGGAAACAAGTAAAGGTGGTTTTTATAGGACCTTGTTTATCTAAAAAAATAGAAGGTCATGAGGAAAAAACGATAGATGCTGTACTTACCTTTGAAGAATTAGAAAAGTGGTTTGAAGAAGAGAAGATAGATCTTAATGATTTAGATGTACAGGATTTTGATGAACGAGGCAGTCGTGAACGTCAATACCCTGTAGTCGGAGGTGTAACTCGGAATATAGATAGAACAAACGTAAATATAGAAATCGTTCAAGTTGATGGCATAGATGAATGTATAGAAGTTATTGAAGCAATAAAGGATAATCAATTCACTAATACATTATTTGAGATGAGTTGCTGCAGACATAGTTGTATTGAAGGACCTGGATTACCACAGGATAGAACAAATGTTTATGAAAAAAAGAAAAGGGTTAAAGTTTATGCAGAGAAACAGTCTATTAAGCAATATCAGACAGAAAACTTATCTGGCATAACATATTTTGAAGACTGGTGGCGCAAGGTAAATTTAAGCCAAGTCTTTCCTTCTTTGCATGTACCTCTTAAACAGCCTGATGAAGAGCAAGTACGTCATATATTAAGAAGTATTGGAAAGTATACGTCGCTGGACGAACTTAATTGTGGAAGCTGTGGCTATCATACTTGCAGAGAAAAAGCAATCGCCGTATATAATGAAATGGCAGAATCTAATATGTGCTTACCGTTTATGAAACAAAGAGCAGAAACTTTGACAAATGTTATTTTTGATGCAACACCTAATCTCATTCTTATTATCAATAAAGAATTAGAGATTGTGGAGCTTAATCCAGCAGCTGAAAAGTTTTTCAAGATAACCAAAGAAAATACCTTTGCACTTCCTATAGCCATGTTCATTGAAGAAGAGTTTTTTGAACAAGTAAAACAGACTAAAAAAAGTATATTAAGCCAAAAAGTTAATGTTAAGCAAAATGGCTCAGTTGTGATTCAGAGCATTATATGGATAGAATATCATCAAGTCATGCTATGGATTGCACATGATATTACAAAAGATGAAAGGCTAGAAAAAAAGCTGCAAACTATGAAAATAGATGCCATTAACATGGCACAACAAGTTATCAATAAGCAAATGACGGTAGCTCAAGAAATAGCAAGTCTCCTAGGTGAAACAACTGCTGAAACCAAAGTGACACTAACTCAGTTAAAACAGCTTATTTTAGAAGAAGAAGGAATCAAGAGATGA
- a CDS encoding dipeptidase — MPVIDLHCDTIDRLYTEKSSLLTNEYHVDLSKLKTGDYIAQWFALFIDTHLTTKPLMELIYEMYGYFMCEIKSNSDHIAFATSFKEYTEIKSARKIAAFLSLEEGQVIGGDIDNLQKLCDLGIRMMTLTWNYENELGAPHFSDKGLTEFGKKVVNYLNDSPILIDISHLSELALKEVCEIYKKPIIASHCNARSICNHSRNLSDEMIKRIANSGGVVGINLYGLFLDGTHKSTIPAIIDHIGHFYQLGGEDILALGTDFDGMNCDLEVCNAGDMGKLINTLVKLYPQSVIDKLTYKNAERIIRENL, encoded by the coding sequence GTGCCTGTTATTGATCTTCACTGTGATACGATAGATAGACTCTACACAGAAAAATCAAGTTTGCTTACTAATGAATATCATGTTGATCTTAGTAAGCTTAAAACAGGAGATTATATAGCACAATGGTTTGCATTATTTATTGACACGCATTTAACAACTAAGCCGCTGATGGAACTTATTTATGAAATGTATGGATATTTTATGTGTGAAATTAAATCAAACAGCGATCACATCGCTTTTGCAACAAGCTTTAAAGAATATACTGAGATTAAGAGTGCGCGTAAAATAGCTGCCTTTTTATCATTAGAAGAAGGGCAGGTTATAGGAGGTGATATAGATAATCTTCAAAAACTCTGCGATTTAGGCATAAGAATGATGACACTTACCTGGAACTATGAAAATGAGTTAGGGGCTCCTCATTTTAGCGATAAAGGACTTACTGAGTTTGGAAAGAAGGTTGTAAACTATTTGAATGACAGTCCAATACTAATAGATATATCACATCTATCAGAGCTGGCGCTGAAGGAAGTCTGTGAAATCTATAAGAAACCTATTATTGCATCCCATTGTAATGCAAGATCTATCTGCAATCATAGCAGAAATTTATCAGATGAGATGATTAAGCGTATAGCGAACTCTGGGGGTGTAGTAGGCATTAATCTTTATGGTTTGTTTTTAGATGGGACGCATAAAAGTACTATTCCAGCTATTATAGATCATATTGGGCATTTTTATCAACTAGGCGGAGAAGATATACTCGCTCTTGGAACTGATTTTGATGGTATGAATTGTGACTTAGAGGTATGTAATGCAGGAGATATGGGTAAACTTATCAATACATTAGTTAAACTATATCCACAAAGTGTTATTGATAAGTTAACGTATAAGAATGCTGAGAGAATTATCAGAGAAAACTTATAA
- a CDS encoding L,D-transpeptidase, with amino-acid sequence MKKVYGVLCGLIIGCNSVLGSVSLGSNALYKEVNNESIVVEVNEAKIDQIGSLKEQILSYFEDENQKEVYGSYIVDDMLITQGTIAKILCHYINRMPIYLPEKELCQNPFIGRLIIEYIWGEMSYDETRVITLNDWDILFSQAKQFKQDQDYIKKASEASPLNIKEKINQYRENSIKSWRYEKVLLGNAVSSNKYVRLNDQEYKLYYFLGTSYLSLKTLEKMGFSREKSNDYLHLVWQGYSLSADDHPAIKSMEVYMNNEVLYIGALKTYSLTTEEDILIPIRALETYFDLNISDSKIILVPKGQVMSESISCNNEMIINKTNRSLKIIYTDLYWDGVHIIENQSGLIEMSANGKLVKNTQLYALRNARYLTTVVHYVETDYNVLSAGHTFGQDISSLLKRYQQTLNNQNDVVIKENQTLFPPSIIIGTMKYAVNGFAKGQKVEVWAAEDGVHYKIKNAQDKTVKVPWNSVSIPKDPATAKDKPTKDQIEAFINSKDMSSQTAYLVWTDLYRQQTYVFKGKKNEWQLIKILLCSTGKNITPTPRGTFELTNRIPYFGVNKGYRCKNAFQIFGDYLFHSIIFDVTGTRLLEGKGVLGRRASQGCIRFSEEDSLWFYNTMKANTRVWIN; translated from the coding sequence GTGAAAAAGGTTTATGGGGTGCTATGTGGACTTATAATAGGTTGCAATAGTGTATTGGGCAGTGTTTCTTTAGGCAGTAATGCGTTATATAAAGAAGTGAATAATGAAAGTATAGTAGTAGAAGTAAATGAGGCTAAAATAGATCAAATCGGTTCTTTAAAGGAGCAAATACTTAGCTATTTTGAAGATGAGAACCAGAAAGAGGTTTACGGGAGTTATATAGTAGACGATATGCTTATTACACAGGGGACTATCGCTAAAATACTATGTCATTATATTAATCGCATGCCCATTTACCTGCCAGAAAAAGAATTGTGCCAAAATCCTTTTATAGGAAGATTAATTATTGAATATATCTGGGGAGAAATGTCTTATGATGAGACCAGAGTGATTACATTAAATGATTGGGATATTCTATTTAGTCAAGCTAAACAATTTAAACAAGATCAAGATTATATTAAAAAAGCCTCAGAGGCTAGCCCTCTTAATATAAAAGAGAAGATCAATCAATATAGAGAAAATAGCATTAAAAGTTGGCGTTATGAGAAAGTATTGTTAGGTAATGCAGTATCAAGTAATAAATACGTTAGATTAAATGATCAAGAGTATAAACTCTATTATTTTTTAGGTACAAGTTATCTCAGTTTGAAGACTTTGGAAAAAATGGGGTTTTCAAGAGAGAAAAGTAATGATTATCTTCATCTTGTTTGGCAAGGTTATAGTCTAAGTGCAGATGATCATCCAGCTATAAAGTCAATGGAAGTTTATATGAATAATGAGGTGCTCTACATTGGCGCTTTGAAAACATACTCTCTAACTACTGAAGAAGACATTTTAATTCCAATAAGAGCACTTGAGACATACTTTGATTTAAACATTTCAGATAGCAAGATCATTTTAGTGCCTAAAGGACAGGTAATGAGTGAGTCTATTAGTTGCAACAACGAAATGATTATTAATAAAACTAACCGATCTTTGAAAATCATATACACGGATTTGTACTGGGATGGCGTACATATTATTGAAAATCAATCTGGACTGATAGAAATGTCGGCAAATGGAAAACTCGTAAAAAATACACAGCTCTATGCGCTACGCAATGCGCGTTATTTAACAACGGTTGTTCATTATGTAGAAACTGACTATAACGTTTTAAGCGCAGGCCATACATTTGGACAAGATATTTCAAGCTTATTAAAAAGGTATCAGCAAACTTTAAATAATCAAAACGATGTGGTTATTAAGGAAAATCAAACTTTATTTCCCCCATCTATAATAATAGGTACAATGAAATATGCGGTAAATGGTTTTGCAAAAGGGCAAAAAGTAGAAGTGTGGGCAGCAGAAGATGGCGTACACTATAAGATTAAAAATGCGCAAGATAAAACAGTAAAAGTACCTTGGAACAGTGTAAGTATTCCTAAAGATCCGGCTACTGCAAAAGATAAACCTACTAAAGATCAGATTGAAGCTTTTATTAATAGCAAAGATATGAGTAGCCAAACAGCTTATCTTGTATGGACAGATCTTTATAGACAACAGACTTATGTCTTTAAAGGCAAGAAAAATGAGTGGCAGCTGATTAAAATACTGCTTTGTTCTACTGGAAAGAATATTACACCTACTCCGAGAGGTACTTTTGAACTCACAAATCGTATTCCTTACTTTGGAGTCAATAAAGGTTACCGATGCAAAAATGCTTTTCAAATATTTGGAGATTATTTATTCCATTCAATTATTTTTGATGTAACAGGAACTAGGCTGCTTGAAGGCAAAGGTGTGCTGGGGCGTAGAGCTTCACAGGGCTGCATAAGATTTTCAGAGGAAGATAGTTTGTGGTTTTATAATACGATGAAAGCAAATACCAGAGTATGGATTAATTAA
- a CDS encoding peptidylprolyl isomerase — MKKISMVFVIIVLSMGTFYSINQATNQDKPPDSSKDPVVTMILEDNQTVKIELYPQYAPNTVNNFIDLINKKFYDGMSFSRIVPNYLVQTGDPIGDGTGFPGYFIKSECKQNGVKNKIKCEEGVICMSRSKRYNTEGSQFFILLQDDLGLNGQYTAFGKIIEGMDVLQEIGKTPVNEKNIPQEEIKIKTITVDTFGIHYDEPQVISIYEQRNKS; from the coding sequence GTGAAAAAGATAAGTATGGTTTTTGTGATTATAGTGTTAAGCATGGGAACATTCTATTCTATCAATCAAGCAACTAATCAGGATAAGCCACCAGATAGTTCTAAAGATCCGGTAGTAACCATGATACTAGAAGATAATCAAACAGTTAAAATAGAATTATATCCTCAATATGCTCCGAACACTGTCAATAATTTTATAGATCTTATAAATAAAAAATTTTATGATGGTATGTCATTTTCCAGGATTGTTCCTAATTATTTGGTGCAGACAGGAGATCCTATTGGAGATGGAACAGGATTTCCGGGCTACTTTATAAAAAGTGAGTGCAAACAAAATGGGGTTAAGAATAAAATTAAATGCGAAGAAGGTGTTATATGTATGTCGAGATCTAAAAGATACAATACAGAAGGATCTCAGTTTTTTATTCTCCTACAGGACGATTTGGGATTAAATGGACAATATACAGCGTTTGGAAAAATAATCGAAGGAATGGATGTATTACAAGAAATTGGCAAAACGCCAGTTAATGAGAAAAACATTCCACAGGAAGAAATAAAAATAAAAACTATAACGGTAGATACCTTTGGCATTCACTATGATGAGCCACAAGTTATTTCAATTTACGAGCAAAGGAATAAATCATAA
- a CDS encoding peptidylprolyl isomerase: protein MENTNPIVTITMDNGEKITAELYADIAPNTVRNFMSLINKGFYNGLSFHRVIKGFMIQGGCPEGKGTGGPGYHIKGEFKSNGFNNTLKHSRGVLSMARAMAPDSAGSQFFIMHQDSPHLDGQYAAFGKVIEGMDIVDKIAGSPTDFSDRPTTPIIMKSVEVDTKGKVYEEVEKVGEF, encoded by the coding sequence ATGGAAAATACAAACCCAATTGTTACAATTACAATGGATAATGGCGAAAAAATAACAGCTGAACTTTATGCGGATATAGCACCTAATACGGTGAGAAATTTTATGTCACTTATTAATAAGGGATTTTATAACGGACTTAGTTTTCATAGGGTCATTAAAGGATTTATGATTCAAGGAGGCTGTCCAGAGGGAAAAGGGACGGGAGGACCTGGTTATCATATTAAAGGAGAGTTTAAATCAAATGGGTTTAATAATACTTTAAAACATAGTCGCGGGGTACTCTCAATGGCGCGGGCGATGGCACCGGATTCAGCTGGTTCACAATTTTTTATTATGCACCAAGACTCACCACATTTAGATGGTCAGTATGCAGCATTTGGCAAGGTTATAGAGGGTATGGATATTGTAGATAAGATTGCAGGCAGTCCAACAGATTTTTCTGATAGACCGACTACCCCTATAATTATGAAATCAGTAGAAGTGGATACAAAAGGAAAAGTATATGAAGAGGTGGAAAAAGTAGGTGAATTTTAG
- a CDS encoding (2Fe-2S) ferredoxin domain-containing protein, with translation MKTIKICIGSACHLKGSYQVIEIFKALIKEHQLENIIELHAAFCIGRCTGAVSVARWDDKILSVSKDNAREIFIYEIMAYL, from the coding sequence ATGAAAACTATTAAAATATGTATTGGAAGTGCATGTCATTTAAAAGGGTCTTATCAAGTTATAGAAATTTTTAAAGCACTTATCAAAGAACATCAGTTAGAAAATATAATTGAATTACACGCTGCGTTTTGTATAGGGCGGTGTACAGGAGCTGTTTCTGTGGCAAGGTGGGATGATAAAATTTTATCAGTTTCAAAAGATAATGCAAGAGAAATATTTATTTATGAAATCATGGCGTACCTATAG
- a CDS encoding 4Fe-4S dicluster domain-containing protein produces MRKFESHVQWIRHAVYKEIVKRVIQEDFETTKYNIPKTIIPGTTAVSRCCVYKEREIISERVDLAAAPINEKKPIIEVIDIACDECPAERYIITEACRGCLAHRCIQVCKKDAIQIIDGKAQIDYSKCVSCGKCRDVCPYNAIVDVMRPCIKACKSKAIYIETNKKIKIDYDQCSNCGACVYQCPFGAITDRSEIIALVKAIETCKKDKTTKLYAVIAPSIVTQYNAHIGQIVAAIKKIGFKDVIEAALGADIVAYNEGLEFINRVVENKESFMMTSCCPAFVRHVKTHYIDLVPHLSTMVSPMIAMARFIKKIDPMAKVVFIGPCTAKKEEKREVDLEDAVDYVITFEELEALIDAYNIAVSECRDEPLNNASYFGRLFARSGGVVDAVATIIKEKSISELSYRPIACNGIEEVDKALKLAKAHKNNFNFIEGMACVSGCIGGAASLTHEAKEQKKVDEYAKLAIECTISESLRIIDYTGIQLHRK; encoded by the coding sequence ATGAGAAAGTTTGAGAGTCATGTGCAATGGATTAGGCATGCAGTATATAAAGAAATTGTTAAAAGAGTTATTCAAGAGGATTTTGAAACAACCAAATATAATATCCCTAAAACAATTATTCCGGGAACTACAGCTGTTTCGAGATGTTGTGTTTATAAAGAGCGAGAGATCATTTCAGAAAGAGTTGACCTTGCTGCTGCTCCAATAAATGAAAAAAAACCTATTATTGAAGTGATTGATATTGCATGTGATGAATGTCCAGCTGAAAGATATATTATTACAGAAGCCTGCAGAGGATGTTTAGCCCATAGATGCATACAAGTTTGTAAAAAAGATGCGATCCAAATAATAGATGGCAAAGCTCAGATTGATTATAGTAAGTGTGTAAGTTGTGGTAAATGTAGGGATGTTTGTCCATATAATGCAATAGTGGATGTCATGAGGCCTTGTATAAAAGCATGCAAAAGTAAAGCTATATATATTGAGACAAACAAAAAGATAAAAATAGATTATGATCAGTGTAGCAACTGTGGAGCTTGTGTCTATCAATGCCCTTTTGGAGCTATTACAGATAGGAGTGAAATTATTGCGTTAGTAAAGGCTATAGAAACTTGTAAAAAAGATAAAACAACAAAACTCTACGCTGTTATTGCCCCTTCTATTGTGACACAATATAATGCGCATATAGGACAGATTGTGGCTGCGATCAAAAAAATTGGATTTAAAGATGTTATAGAGGCAGCGTTAGGTGCAGACATAGTAGCTTACAATGAAGGGCTTGAGTTTATTAATAGGGTCGTAGAAAACAAAGAATCTTTTATGATGACTTCATGTTGTCCGGCATTTGTGCGTCACGTTAAGACGCATTATATAGATTTGGTTCCGCATTTGTCGACAATGGTCTCTCCGATGATAGCTATGGCGCGTTTTATTAAAAAAATTGATCCAATGGCTAAAGTGGTATTTATAGGCCCTTGTACCGCTAAAAAAGAAGAAAAAAGAGAAGTTGATCTAGAAGATGCAGTAGATTATGTAATAACATTTGAAGAATTGGAGGCATTGATAGATGCTTATAACATTGCAGTATCAGAGTGTCGGGATGAGCCACTAAATAACGCCTCATATTTTGGCCGGTTATTTGCTCGCTCAGGTGGGGTGGTTGATGCGGTTGCAACAATTATTAAAGAAAAAAGTATATCTGAATTATCTTATCGCCCTATTGCATGTAATGGCATTGAAGAAGTAGACAAAGCACTTAAACTTGCGAAGGCTCATAAAAATAATTTTAATTTTATTGAGGGCATGGCTTGTGTAAGTGGTTGTATTGGAGGAGCAGCTTCATTAACTCATGAGGCAAAAGAACAAAAGAAGGTAGATGAATATGCAAAGCTAGCTATAGAATGTACAATAAGTGAATCTCTTAGGATTATAGATTATACAGGAATTCAACTCCATAGAAAATAA
- a CDS encoding DUF1292 domain-containing protein has protein sequence MEENKKCGCTNDENGCDCNGEGHEDAVIYVTFEDEDREVACDVLGIFEVDDIEYIALAPQDEEDVLIYRYSEEGDDIKLDEIETDEEYDKVAAEFDEMFFADMEPTEETEE, from the coding sequence ATGGAAGAAAACAAAAAATGTGGTTGTACAAATGATGAAAATGGTTGTGATTGTAACGGGGAAGGGCATGAAGATGCAGTGATCTATGTGACTTTTGAAGATGAGGATAGAGAAGTAGCATGTGATGTACTTGGTATATTTGAAGTAGATGATATTGAATATATTGCACTTGCACCACAGGATGAAGAAGATGTTTTAATTTACCGTTATTCAGAAGAAGGCGATGACATCAAGTTAGATGAAATCGAAACGGATGAAGAGTACGATAAAGTAGCAGCAGAATTTGATGAAATGTTTTTTGCAGACATGGAACCAACTGAAGAAACTGAAGAATAA